GCCGCCATCGCGGCGATGACATGGAGGTCGGTGATCCTGTAGTCGCGGTTGGAGGGATCGGCGAGGCCCGCGCTCTCGCGCATGCTGAGCTCGCTGAAGCGCTTGATCAGAGCGAGCGAGGTGAACACGAACAGCGAGAAGATCAGCAGCCATTCCGACAGCACGACGCCGACACCGACCGCGCCGGCGACGATGCGCAAGCTGTAGAGCCCGGCGAGCGTGACGACGTCGACCAGCATCTTGCGCTTGAGCACGAGCGAATAGGCGATGGTGGTGGCGAGATAGGCGCCGAGCACGCCGAGGAACAGCGGTGAGATGCAGAGGCTGGCGGCGATCGCGAACAGCCACAGGGCAGGGATAGCAAGCAGTGCGGAGGAGATCGGCAGATCGCCCGAAGCAAGCGCGCGATGGCGTTTGGTCGGATGCTGCCGGTCGGCGGCGAGATCCAGGAGGTCGTTCATCAGATAGGCGCCGGACGCACAGGCCGAGAAGGCCATGAATGCCAGCAGCGCATAGCCGAACGTGGCGAGATTCATCTGATGCGCGGTGATCGCAGGCACGAACACCAGCGTGTTCTTGGCGTATTGATAGACGCGCAGCGCGTTGGCCCAAATCTTCAGACTAGAAGTCTTCAGGCTGACGCTGCGTTGGCCACGACCCTCGACGCGCTCGATGGACGTGCGATCGAACGGCAGCCTGTTGCCCGCAGCGAGATCGCTGGGTGCAACGACGCCATCAAAACCGAGATGCGCGGCGATGCCCGCGGCATGACGCGCGAGGCGGCTGGCTACCAGATAAATCTTCTCGCCCCGCGCGCGCGCCGCCAGCGCCTGGTTCAGCACGCCGGAATCGTAGGGCAGGTGGGCGTAGTCGATGTCGGCCTGCGCGAGGACATCCGTGAGCGCCGCCATACCTGGGCGCCCGCCGGCGCCGAAGCGCGCCAGCACGCGGCCGGGGCTGGAGAACAGCGCCTCCATCAGCAGCTCGGAGCGCAGCAGCGCGCCTTCGAGGTCGATGACAAGCGTCCGCGCCGCCGCGGCCGATGGCTCGGGCACGCCAAAATCATACGGCCGGGCAGGCTGCTCCATCCGAAAACGCTCTCAACTGCCGCAAAACTGACCGACGCTCAGGCCGGGGAGCAGGGAAATGGACGCCCGCGAGCCTAGGGGGCATTCGCTAAGGGCGACTTAATTTGGCCGGAGAACGCGGCCGGCCCCGGCGGGACGGTCAAGTCAAGTCGGTGTGTCGGGCTGTTGCGGGGATCCCACAACCGGGCGTGAGCTTCGTGTTCCGGCACAGCCTTTGCCGTGTGCCCCGTGGAAATCCTCACCATTCACCCTATCTGCCAGTTTCGCGCGACGTCCTGCCGCGCCCATCCGCGAACCAGGTGCCCATGACCGAACAGACGTTAGCTGCGCCGATAGACGATCAACAGGAACGGCAACGCGGCTTTTCGCGCTACCAGTCGCTCCTGATCGCGCTGCTCGCCTTCACGCAGTTCACGATCATCCTCGACTTCATCATCATGTCGCCGCTCGGCGCCATCCTGATGCCCGCGCTCAACATCACAGCCGGGCAGTTCGGCATCGCGGTGTCGGCCTATGCGTTCAGCGCGGGGCTTTCGGGGATTCTCGCCGCGGGCTTTGCCGATCGCTTCGATCGCAAGCGCCTCTTGCTGTTCTTCTATGTCGGCTTCACGCTCGGCACCCTGCTCTGCGCTGTCGCGCAGAACTACCATGTGCTGCTGCTCGGCCGGATCGTGACGGGGTTGTTCGGCGGCGTGATCGGCTCGGTCGTGCTCGCCATCATCACCGATCTGTTTCCGCTGCATCTGCGCGGCCGCGTGATGGGCTTCGTCCAGACCGCGTTTGCCGCGAGCCAGGTGCTCGGCATTCCCGCAGGGCTGTTTCTCGCCAATCACTGGAACTGGCATGTCTGTTTCGTTGCGATCGTCGGCCTGTCGATCGCGGCGATCGCGGTCATCATCTTCGCGATGGAGCCGGTCGACGCGCATCTGAAGCTGAAGCAGGACCGAAACCCGTTCCACCATCTGATCGCGACGGTCTTCGAGCCGCGCTACACGCTGGCCTTCGCGGTCACGACCTTGCTGGCGACGGGCGGCTACATGCTGATGCCGTTCTCCAGCGCCTTCACGGTGCACAATCTCGGCATCGACATCACGCATCTGCCGACGATCTATCTCGTGTCCGGCCTGTTCAGCATCGTCACCGGGCCGCTGGTCGGCCGCGCCAGCGACAGGTTCGGCAAATACCCGACCTTCGTATTCGGCAGCGTGGTGTCGGTGATTATGGTGTTGATCTACACCCATCTCGGCCACGTCTCGCTGACGACCGCGATCCTCGTCAACGTGCTGATGTTCGTCGGCATCTTCTCGCGCATGATCCCCTCGCAGGCGCTGATGACGGCGATCCCCGATCAAAGCCAGCGCGGCTCGTTCAGCGCGATCAGCGCCTCGCTCCAGCAGCTCTCCGGCGGCCTCGGCTCGGTCCTCGCCGGCGCCATCATCGCGCAGGCGCCTGACGGCTCGCTGCTCCATTTCGACCGGATCGGCTACGTCGTATGCGCGTCGGCGGCCGTCGCGCTGGTGGCGATGTATTTCGTGCAGAAGGCGGTCGCGGAGCGGGCGGGGAAGCGGGTGGTGTGAGGGGGCGGGCAGGGCCGGTCTCATAACGACCCACGCAGCAGCGATGCCGGGAATCGCCGGCCTGCTATCTCTACCGACCGGAGGTCGCTCGATTTTGGGTCCAAACCCCGCAAAATGGTGCCCAGGAAAGGACTCGAACCTTCACGGCCGTTAAGCCACTGGCACCTGAAGCCAGCGCGTCTACCAATTCCACCACCTGGGCATGCCGTTTGGGGCACGGAGGCGGTTACTACGGTTCGGTGACGCCGTTGTCAATTCATGCCTGCCCGGTTTTGGCGATGCGGATTGCGCATCGCAAACCGGCCCGATACAAGCCTGATAATACGCACTCTTCCTGCAGGATTGGACCCCATGGCATCGAATCTGGACACGCTGGTCACGGTTTTCGGCGGATCGGGATTTTTGGGCCGGAATGTCGTCCGGGCGCTGTGCCGGCGCGATTACCGGGTCCGTGTTGCGGTGCGGCGGCCGGAACTAGCCGGGTACCTCCAGCCGTCCGGCAAGGTCGGGCAGGTCCATGTCGTCCAGGCCAATCTGCGCTACCCGGCTTCGGTCGAGGCGGCGCTGCGTGATTCGCATGTCGTGATCAATCTCGTGGGCGTGCTGGCCGAAAGCGGCGCTCAGACTTTCGACGCCGTCCAGGCCAAGGGCGCCGAGACGGTCGCCAAGGCGGCCGCGGCGGCGGGCGCCCAGCTGATCCATGTCTCGGCGATCGGCGCCGACGCCGAATCGCCCTCGCGCTATGCCAAGGCCAAGGCGGCCGGCGAGGCCGCCGTGCTGGCCGCGGTGCCGTCGGCGACGATCTTCCGCCCCTCCGTGATGTTCGGCCCCGAGGACCAGTTCACCAACCGCTTCGCGGCGCTGGCGCGGATGTCGCCTGTGCTGCCGCTGATCGGCGCTGAGACGAAGATGCAGCCGGTCTATGTCGGCGACGTCGCCACCGCGATCGCGGATGCGGTCGACGGCAAGGCCAAGGCGGGCGCGACCTATGAGCTCGGCGGGCCGGAGGTGCTGACCATGCGCGAGATCATCGAGGCCATTCTGGCCATCGCCAACCGCAAGCCGGCGCTGATCCCGCTGTCGTTCGGCCTCGCCCGCTTCCAGTCCAACTTCCTGCAATTCGCGCCTGGCGCGTTCAAGCTGACCCCGGACCAGGTCACGCTGCTCGAGCGCGACAATGTCGTGTCGGAAGCCGCGAAGGCTGCAGGGCTCACGCTGGAAGGGCTCGGCATCGCCCCCGATTCGCTGGAGGCGATCGCCCCGCAATATCTCTGGCGCTTCCGCGCCGCCGGGCAATTCCAGCGCATGAGCGTGTGAGACGTCTCTCTCCGTCGTCATGGCCGGGCTTGACCCGGCCATCCACGCGCTTCCGCATGTGCAGCAAGACGTGGATGCCCGGGTCAAGCCCGGGCATGACGAGTTTGTGGGACGGGGCGAGGGAGCAGACCACCGCCGCACCTCAAAACTTCAGCTTCTTGAACACCGCCTCCGGCAGCGTCTTGATGATCAGCATCACCAGACGCCATTTGCCGCTGACATAGACGACTTCGGTTTTCTTCTCCACGGCCTGAAGGATCGCATCGCCGACGACAGGCGCCTCGACCGTGAGCGGGCCGATCAGCTTCATGCCTTCCGTCATCTTGGTGCGGACGAAGCCGGGTTTGACGGTGACGACATGCACGCCGCCACGGCTGGCGCGGGCGCGCAGGCCCGACAGGAACGCGGAGAAGCCTGCCTTGGCCGAGCCGTAGACATAGTTCGAGGCGCGGCCGCGATCGCCGGCGACCGAGGACACGCCGACGATCGTGCCAGCGCCGCGTGCCAAAAACTTCTCCGCGAACAGGCCGAGGATCAACGACGGGCCTTCGTAGTTGGAGCGCATGATCGTGGTGGCATGCGCGAGATCGCTCTCGGCATTTTGCTGCACGCCGAGCAAGCCGACGATCGAGATGACGACGTCAGGCAGCGCGGGAAGGGCGGCGACAAAACCATCGAACGAAGCGGTGTCGAGCACATCGAACTTATGGAGATTGGCCTCGACGTTGTAGCGCGCGCGCAAATCGGCGGCATCAGGCTCCAGCGCGGCCACGTCGCGGCCTGCGAGTCCAACATCGTATCCGGCCTTGGCAAAGGCGCGCGCGGCGGCGCGTCCGATATCGGAGGAGCCACCGAGCACCAATGCAGTCTTGCGTGACGTCACGGCTTACACCTCATCGAACAGGCGTTGCGAAAGCTTGGAACGGATGGCGCCGTTGAGATCGAGCGATTTGCGGATCGCGTTGAAGCGCGGCAACGCGGGATAGCCGGCCTCGAACGTCGCGCGCGACTGGCGCGCGTCTTTTGCGAGATAGAGCCGGCCGCCGGCCGCGACGACGAGACGGTCGATCTCGTCGAGAAAATTCAGGATGTCGCCCTTGACGGGGAAATCCAGCGCCAGCGTGTAGCCGGGCAGCGGGAACGACAGGATGCCGTCGCCCTGGCCGAGCTTCTTGAGCACCGCGAGGAAGGAGGCATCGCCGCGCCTTGCGACGCGGTCGAGGATCTCGCCCAGCACGGCGCGGGCATTCCGTTCCGGGATCACGCATTGATGTTGGAGGAAACCGCGCTTGCCATAGATGCGATTCCAGTCGGCGATCGCGTCGAGCGGAAAGAAATACGGATAGAGCGAGACCACATGGCTGCCGCCGGCGCGCCGCGCGCCCATGCGGTAGTAGAGCTCGTTGAAGGCGCGGATGCTGAAGCGGTTCAGCGTCATCGACGGCAGGTCGACGGGCACGGCGAGGTTGGGATTCTTGCCGACGGGAAATGCAGCGGCACCTTCCGCTAGCTCGTCTCTGCTGGCGTGCTCACCGAGATAGATCAGGGAACGGCCGAGATCGCGCCCGCGCGCGGCGCAATCGATCCACGCCACCGAGTAGGTTGCAGCATCGCCCGCATCCAGCGCGCGCATCGCAGCGTCGAGATCGGATGCCGAGATCACGCGCTCGCGGATCCAGCCCGTTTCCACCGGCCGCAGCCGCATCGTCGCTTCGAGGATGATTCCGGTGAGACCCATGCCGCCGATGGTCGCAAAGAAGGCATCGGAATTTTGCTCGCGCGAGACCTCGATGGTCTGGCCCTGACCGGTGCGCAGCAGGATGCTGTCGACATAGCGGCCGAAGCCGCCCTCGCAGTGGTGATTCTTGCCGTGCACGTCGGCGGCGATCGCACCGCCCACCGAGACGAAGCGCGTGCCGGGCACGACGAAAGGCAGGAAGCCGCGCGGGCCAAAGGTGTCGATCAAATCCGCGAGCTGCACGCCGGCTTCGAGACGGATGCGACCGGTTGCGGGATCGAACGACCTGATCCGGTCGAACCCGGTCATCCCGATGGTCCTGACGGCGCCGATCGCGGCATCGCCATAGGCTCGGCCGTTGCCCCGCGCCACGGAACCGGCCACCACGGCGTCGCCCACCGCCGCGAACGAGCGCGGCCGCAGCACGTCGCTATCGACGACCGGGAAACGTCCCCAGCCGCTGACGAGGGTCATGGTTCAGCTCCTGTGCCGGGCGCGCGCCGCCCTGCTCCGGAAACTGCCTACCGGTCAAAAGCTGATATTGCGTTGAGGCGTATCGGGAAGTTGCAAAGGTTAACGGCGTAGCACGGATGGAGTACGAGCCTACCTGCCCAGCGCCAGCGCGATCAGGCCGAGGGTGCCGACGATGACGCGCCACCAGGCGAACACCACGAAACCGTGGCGGGTGACGTATTCCAGGAACGTCTTGACCACGATGATCGCGGTGACGAACGACACCACGAAACCGATCGCGACGATGCCCATGTGGTCCATCGTCATCTCGGAGCGGTTCTTGTAGAAATCGTAGGCGAACGCGCCGATCATGGTGGGAATGGCGAGGAAGAACGAGAACTCCGCCGCCGCGCGCTTGTCGGCACCCAGGAACATCGCGGCGACGATGCTGGCGCCGGAGCGCGACACGCCCGGGATCATGGCGACGCACTGCGCGATGCCGATATAGAGATACATCAGCAGCGGAAACTTCGTGGCGTCATGCTCGCGCGGCTTGAGGTCGAGCTTGTCGACCCAGAGCAGGATGGCGCCGCCGACGATCAGCGTGAAGCAGACGACCCAGGGATTGAACAGCACGCTCTTGATGTATTTACCGGCGACGAGGCCGACGACGACGGCCGGCAGGAACGCCACCAGCACGCCGATCACGAAACGGCGCGCATAGGCATCGCCCGTGAACAGGCCGATCGCGACATCCCAGAGCTTCCTGAAGTAGAGCCCGACGATCGCGAGGATCGCACCCAACTGGATCAGAACCGTAAACGAATCCCAGAAGGCGCCTTCACCGAGGCCGAAGAAGCGCTCCGCGAGCAGCAGGTGGCCGGTCGAGGACACGGGAAGGAACTCGGTCACACCCTCGATGATGCCGAGGATCACTGCCCGTATTGCATCTGACATATTTACGGTCCATTTCGGCTGGAAAAGCGGGGCTCTTCTCGCCTATTCCCCTAAATGCTGCAATCGCAAAATGCGCCGTCACACTCTTGCTTCGCAGTTTTGGGGAACTAGTGTGGCGCCGCACAAACATTGATGGATTCTTAAGCACCATCAAATAGTCAAAGGCTTCATGTTTACGCTGTTCCATCATCCGTTCTGTCCGCATTCGCGCTTCATCCGCCTGATCGCGGGCGAATACGGGCTCGATCTGAAGCTGATCGAGGAGCGCAGCTGGGAACGGCGCGAGGCATTTCTGCTGCTCAATGCGGCCGGCACGACGCCCGTGCTGGTGGACGACGAGCAGCCGCCGATCCCGGGCGCGGCCATCATCGCCGAATATGTCGATGAGGCCTATGGCGCCGGGATGGGACCCAAGCGCCTGATGCCGGAGACCACCTTCGAGCGCGTCGAGGTGCGGCGGCTGATGGCCTGGTTCAACGAAAAGTTCTTCGAGGAGGTCTCGCACCCGCTCGTCACCGAGCGCATCTACAAGCGCTTCATGAGCGAGGAGAATGGTGGCGGCCCGCCCTCGGCCGACGTGATGCGCGCGGCCAAGGCCAACGTGCGCTATCATCTCGCCTATATCGGCTGGCTGGCGCAGACGCGTAACTTCCTCGCCGGCGACCGGCTCAGCTACGCGGATCTCGCCGCCGCGGCGCATCTCTCGGCGATCGACTATCTGGGCGACGTGCCATGGAGCGAGGACGACGCAGCAAAGGCGTGGTACGCGCGGGTGAAATCCCGCCCGTCGTTCCGTCCGCTGCTGAGCGAATGGCTGGCCGGCGTGCCGGCGTCGCGGACTTACGTGGACCTGGATTTCTGAGGATGAGCGTCATGCCCGGGCTCGTCCCGGGCATCCACGTTCTTTCTATTCCTGTGAATTCGCAAAGACGTGGATGGCCGGGACAAGCCCGGCCATGACGGCGTCAGTCGTGGATGCGTCGTTGAACAAATTCGACCCAGACATGGATCGGCTGCGCACCGCGCTCGAAGAGCAAGCGCACGCGCTCGGCTTCGACTGCATCGGCATCACAGAGCCTGGCACGATCGAAAAGGCCGGAGCGCATTTCCTCGAATTCATCGCCTCGGGCGGCCATGGCGACATGGACTGGCTCGCGAACCAGCCGGAGCGCCGGCTCGATCCGCGCGGGCTTTGGAGCGACGTGCGCAGCGTCATCATGCTCGGCGTCAATTACGGCCCCGACTCCGATCCGCTGGCGATCCTGAAACAACGCACGCGCGCGGCGATATCGGTCTATGCGCAGGGCGACGACTATCACGACCTGATCAAGAAACGCCTGAAGGCGCTGGCGCGCTGGCTGGTCGCAACCGCGCCGTCGCAAGTGAAGGTGTTCGTCGACACCGCAGCGGTGATGGAGAAGCCGCTGGCGCAAGCCGCGCAACTGGGCTGGCAGGGCAAGCACACCAATCTGGTCTCGCGCGAGTTCGGCTCGTGGCTGTTTCTCGGCGCGATCTACACCACGCTCGAGCTGCCGCGCGATACTGCCGAGATCGATCATTGCGGCTCGTGCCGGGCCTGCCTCGACATCTGCCCGACCGCGGCGTTTCCCGAGCCCTACAAGCTCGATGCGCGGCGCTGCATCTCCTATCTCACCATCGAGAACAAGGGACCGATCCCACACGAATTCCGCAAAGCGATGGGCAACCGCATCTATGGCTGCGACGATTGCCTCGCTGCCTGCCCCTGGAACAAGTTCGCGCAGGAGGGGCGGGAAGCAAAACTCGCCGCGCGTGAGGAATTGCGCGCGCCTGGTCTTGCTGAGCTGGCACGGCTTGATGATACCGCGTTCCGCGCGCTGTTCACGAAGTCGCCGGTGAAGCGCATCGGCCGCGATCGGTTCTTGCGGAATGTGCTGATTGCGATTGGTAATTCCGGCGAGGTGGCGCTGGCGGAAGAGGCGCGGCGGTTGCTGGAGGACGAGAGCGCGCTGGTGCGCGGGGCGGCGGTGTGGGCGCTGGGGCAACTTTTGTCGCGCGAGGAACTCGCGGCGACGAAGCTGGATAGGCTCAAGCACGAGTCGGACGAGGCCGTGCGTGAGGAGTGGCAGGCCGCGTCCTAGCTCTCCGCTGTCATGCCCCGCGAAGGCGGGGCATCCAGTACGCCGCGGGTTCTCGACTGAACCACTGCCGTCTCGGAATACTGGATCGCCCGCCTTCGCGGGCGATGACACCTGTGTTGTGGCTGGCTCGCGCGCCCGCCCTCACCACCCTTGATTTCCGCGCCCATTCCCTCAAAAGTCGCGCATCATGACGACAAACATGCCTTTCTTCACCCGCAACAGTGATACATTCCATCCGACGGAAGTGGCCAATGGCCCGTGGGATCCGAAATCGCTGCACGGGCGCGTCATCATCGGGCTGCTTGGCTTCGCCATCGAGGAGCGTCATTCGGGGCCTGAATTCGTGCCGGCGCGGCTCACCGTCGACATGTTTCGGCTGCCGACCATCGACAAGCCGATCCAGGTGACGACGCGGCTCGTGCGCGATGGCCTGCGCATCCGCGTGGTGGAAGCAGAGCTCTTCTCCGGCGGCGTCAGCATGGCGCGCGCCTCGTGCCAGCTGCTGCGCAAGACACAAAATCCCGACGGCAATGTGTGGTCGCCGCCGAACTGGGACGTGCCCAAGCCGGCAGACATTGCAAAGCCGACCGATCCCAGGCTCGGCATGAACGGCAAATGGACGACGCGCCCCATTGTCGGCCACATGGGCTCGCTCGGTCCGCGCCGGCTATGGATGAGCGAGGTGCGCGAGCTCGTCGCGGGCGTGCCGATGACGCCGTTCGTCCATGTCGCCGTTGGCGCCGACTTCGCCAGCCCATTTGCCAATGCTGGAGACAAGGGGCTCGGCTACATCAATAGCGACGTCACGATCTATCTGCACCGCCTGCCGGTGACGAACTGGATCGGCTTCGACGTGGTGAACCATCAGGCCACCGAGGGCGTGGCGATCGGCGAATGCTGGCTCTATGACGAAGAGGGCCCGATCGGCACCGCGACGGTCGCCGCACTGGCGCAGCGCAAGCCGATGGCCAAGATACCGCCGCCGTGACCGTCATTCCGGGGCGTGCGAAGCACGAGCCCGGAATCCATACTCCCGATCGTGGTTATGGATTCCGGGCTCGCGCCAAGTGGCGCGCCCCGGAATGACGAGGAGGATGCAGCTACACCAAATGCCGCTTCATCTCCGGCCGTGCCTTCAGCTCCGCGCCCTGCTTGGCGACGATCTTCGCGATCCGCTCCGGCGTGAACTTCAGATCGACGAATGCCGGCGCGGTGTTGGCGACCTCGTGATATCTAGCGATCTTGCCGTCGCGCAGCGTCATGATCGCGACGCCCTCGAACATTGCCCGCGCGCCGTTCGCTTCCGGCAGGGTTGATTTGTAGCTGAAGGTGTAGCGCGCATAGAGCGTGCTGCCGTCCGATACGGGATCATGCATGTCCCAACGGAAATCGGTCGCCGTGCGATAGAACCAGTCGTCGATCATCGCCGCGATCTTCTCGCGGCCGGCGAAGGCGCCGTAGAAGACGTCGTGATAGACGCCGTCCTCGGTGAACAGCTCGGCAAAGGCGCGGCCATTGCGCTGCTCGACCGCATCGCAGAAGGCGCGCAGCATGGCGGCGGTGGTCATTGAATTGCCTCCCGGTGCTTCTTGTTGTGCCCTCTCCCCTTGTGGGAGAGGGCAGCTCCGCTCGTCGACGCGCATTCACTTGGGTGAGGGGTTGCTTCGGCGAGTCCAATTCTCAGTCGGGCTCGTGGAGAGAACCCCTCATCCGGCTTCGCTTCGCGAAGCCACCTTCTCCTACAAGGGGAGAAGGGAAGAGAAACATCTCACCCGATCTCGGCCACCGCGGCAAGAATGCGCGCGATGTCCTGCGGGCGGGAGAGGCGGTGATCGCCGTCCTGGATCATGGTCAGCACGACGTCGTCGGCCGGCAGGCGATGCGTCAGCGCGAAGGCGTGCTGCCAGGGCACATCGGGATCCTGCGCGCCTTGCAGGATACGCACGGGACAGCCGAGATCGATCGCGCTGCCGAGCACGAGATGATTGCGGCCCTCCTCGATCAGGTTCCGCGTGATCGGGTAGGGCGAGCCGTCGCCGTATTCCGACGGCCGCAGCCAGAAGCCCTTGGTCTCGATCTCCTTCTTCACCGCGGGCGAAAAGTTCTTCCACATCAGCTCCTCGGTGAAATCGGGCGCCGGTGCGATCAGCACGAGGCCCGCCAGCGACGCTTGACCGGAACGCTTCCTGATCTCGCGCGCGAGCAGCAGCGCCATCCAGCCGCCCATGGAGGAGCCGATCAGGATCTGCGGACCCTCGCAGAACCGCTCGAACACCGCGACGCTGTCCTCGAGCCAGCTGCCGATGGTTCCATCGGCAAAATTGCCACTGGATTCACCATGACCGGAATAGTCGAACCGGACCGCGGCACGGCCGTGCTCCCCGGCCCAGGCATCCAGCGCGATGGCCTTGCCGCCCTGCATGTCCGATTTGAAGCCGCCGAGCCAGACGAGCCCAGGTCCTTGTCCGCGCCGGCTGCGCACTGCGATTTTGCGCGCGGATGGACCCTCGCCCACATCGATGAAGTCGAGCACGGCATCGGGAATTGCGTCGGTCATGGAACGTTTACTCTGGCTGTGCGGTTTCAGCAGGTCGGGCCGCGTGCGATTGAGTAACCGCTGCCGGCATTGTCCCTTTGGGACGCTTGCGGAACAGAAGCAAGGTGTCTATGTCGATCAGCGTGCCGACAGGCGTGGCCCAAATGCCTCGCATTTGAGGGTTTTTCGCCTCTGGCACACGCGACTTGCTTGCCCGCAAACGCTTCTTCCTTCAAAATAGCCGCTTCTTTCACAACTTTGGAGAACCACCCATTCGCCGTCCTAATAAAGCTCCGCCCGCTGCCAGCAAAGACGGGCCGCGCATCAATGATGATATCCGCAATGCGCAGATCCAGCTGATCGACCAAACCGGTGATAACAAAGGCACGGTCGAGACCGTCGTCGCCATCCGGATGGCCCAGGAAGCTGGCATGGATCTGGTCGAGATTTCGCCGAATACCAGCCCTCCCGTCTGCAAGATCATGGACTACGGGAAGTACAAGTATTCCGCTCAGAAGAAAGCTGCGGAAGCCCGCAAGCGACAGAAGACCGTCGAGATCAAGGAGATCAAGCTCCGCCCGATGATCGACGATCACGATTACGACGTGAAGATGCGCGCGATGCAGCGGTTCTTCGAAGAGGGCGACAAGGTCAAGATCACGCTGCGCTATCGCGGCCGCGAAATGGCGCATCAGGAGATCGGCACCAAGCTTTTGGACAAGATCAAGACCGACGTCGCCGAGCTCGCCAAGGTCGAGCAGGACGCGCGGTTCGAAGGCCGCCAGGTCGTCATGGTGCTGGCGCCGCGCTGAGGCTTTTTCAGGGGACTTGAGAATTCAGCGGCCCGTCCGGATCTCCGGCGGGCCGTTTTGTTTTGGAGCGCGTTGTCGGAAATATCCCCCGCCGCGAACTCGCTGCACCTCTCCCGCTTGCGGGAGAGGTCGACACGCGAAGCGTGGCGGGTGAGGGCTTTTCCCTCTTGGGGGTTCTCGATCGCGGAGACACCCTCTCCCCGACCCTCCCCCGCAAGCGGGGGAGGGAGCGCACCGCCTTCGTGGCAACGGCTCGTTCCACTACGTCCGCGTCGCCTGCCAGGTGCCGCTGCACTGGTCG
This is a stretch of genomic DNA from Bradyrhizobium sp. CB2312. It encodes these proteins:
- the queG gene encoding tRNA epoxyqueuosine(34) reductase QueG; protein product: MDRLRTALEEQAHALGFDCIGITEPGTIEKAGAHFLEFIASGGHGDMDWLANQPERRLDPRGLWSDVRSVIMLGVNYGPDSDPLAILKQRTRAAISVYAQGDDYHDLIKKRLKALARWLVATAPSQVKVFVDTAAVMEKPLAQAAQLGWQGKHTNLVSREFGSWLFLGAIYTTLELPRDTAEIDHCGSCRACLDICPTAAFPEPYKLDARRCISYLTIENKGPIPHEFRKAMGNRIYGCDDCLAACPWNKFAQEGREAKLAAREELRAPGLAELARLDDTAFRALFTKSPVKRIGRDRFLRNVLIAIGNSGEVALAEEARRLLEDESALVRGAAVWALGQLLSREELAATKLDRLKHESDEAVREEWQAAS
- a CDS encoding acyl-CoA thioesterase domain-containing protein encodes the protein MPFFTRNSDTFHPTEVANGPWDPKSLHGRVIIGLLGFAIEERHSGPEFVPARLTVDMFRLPTIDKPIQVTTRLVRDGLRIRVVEAELFSGGVSMARASCQLLRKTQNPDGNVWSPPNWDVPKPADIAKPTDPRLGMNGKWTTRPIVGHMGSLGPRRLWMSEVRELVAGVPMTPFVHVAVGADFASPFANAGDKGLGYINSDVTIYLHRLPVTNWIGFDVVNHQATEGVAIGECWLYDEEGPIGTATVAALAQRKPMAKIPPP
- a CDS encoding nuclear transport factor 2 family protein; translated protein: MTTAAMLRAFCDAVEQRNGRAFAELFTEDGVYHDVFYGAFAGREKIAAMIDDWFYRTATDFRWDMHDPVSDGSTLYARYTFSYKSTLPEANGARAMFEGVAIMTLRDGKIARYHEVANTAPAFVDLKFTPERIAKIVAKQGAELKARPEMKRHLV
- a CDS encoding alpha/beta hydrolase, with product MTDAIPDAVLDFIDVGEGPSARKIAVRSRRGQGPGLVWLGGFKSDMQGGKAIALDAWAGEHGRAAVRFDYSGHGESSGNFADGTIGSWLEDSVAVFERFCEGPQILIGSSMGGWMALLLAREIRKRSGQASLAGLVLIAPAPDFTEELMWKNFSPAVKKEIETKGFWLRPSEYGDGSPYPITRNLIEEGRNHLVLGSAIDLGCPVRILQGAQDPDVPWQHAFALTHRLPADDVVLTMIQDGDHRLSRPQDIARILAAVAEIG
- the infC gene encoding translation initiation factor IF-3 — encoded protein: MRRPNKAPPAASKDGPRINDDIRNAQIQLIDQTGDNKGTVETVVAIRMAQEAGMDLVEISPNTSPPVCKIMDYGKYKYSAQKKAAEARKRQKTVEIKEIKLRPMIDDHDYDVKMRAMQRFFEEGDKVKITLRYRGREMAHQEIGTKLLDKIKTDVAELAKVEQDARFEGRQVVMVLAPR